Genomic window (Juglans microcarpa x Juglans regia isolate MS1-56 chromosome 2S, Jm3101_v1.0, whole genome shotgun sequence):
TTTCGTCGTAGGTgacatggctcaagtcccacatttctggttgagataggctctgatacaatttgtaacaccccaatggaaggctcaaatcacatggcctatactccaaaaggactaattaataatagaattggagccccattggaatcttataaagagcaagaacttctcattcctaagaAATGTGAGATATCACatgggatatcacaatctcCTCCTTTTAAATTCTCGATGTCCTCATCGGGCCCGTTTGTCATAGGTGGCACAGCTCAAGTCCCATATTTTTtattgggataggctctgatacggaaccacatagcctatactaaaaaatgactagtcaataatataattggagccttattggaatcttataaagagcaagaacttctccttcctgAGCAAGAACTCATTTctttaaattcccgacgtcctcgtcgggcttGTTCgtcgtaggtggcacggctcaagtctcacatttttttgttgtgatagactctgataccatttgtaacgtaCCAATAggagacccaaaccacatgacttatactccaattaaaaagactagtcaatgatacaattggagcccaattggaaccttataaagagcaaaaacttctcatcccaagcaatgtgagatcttaCACACCATTTActcttatctttatcatatggggtatcacaaacATTTGTAACGTCCCAATGTAAGACCCAAACACATGGTCAATAtttcaaaatgactagttaatgatacaattggagtcctattggaaccttataattaaagagcaagaatttctcattgccaagtaatgtgggatctcatacatcacctactcttatctttatcatatgggatatcacaatctctccttcttaaattcccgacgtcctcgtcgggcccgTTCGCCGTAAGTGACATgactcaagtctcacatttctggttgagacaggctctgataccatttataACACCTCAATGGAATGATCAAATTACATAGTTTATAATCCTAAAAAACTAGTCATTAATACAATTGAAGccccttataaagagtaagaacttttttttcctaagtAATGTAAAATCTCAAATACTacctactcttatccttatcatatgaggtatcacagtACGTACTGGCAAACATACTAAAAAGAAAGTGAgtgatgtatatataatatgattccGTTATACAAATATTCCTAGTAAGACTTCCTTTAtcctgaaaattaaaaaagaaataaagatgtTATGTtcataagaaaatataatataggaGATGAGAAAGATGAACACCGAGCACGCACCGACTCGGTACAAGATATACagaatcatattttatttcatctcaaacaCGTACGTTACacaaccaaaacaaacaaatcaatACACTAATGGTCCATcattaatacattaatacactAATTACCATGGTCTTAGGAGGAATGACCTTATGCGAAATCATGACAATTAATGCAGAACTCTTACGTAGTACGGTTCGTTTATTAATCGGAAACAACCGCCCTATCGAGGCAAAGAAGCCATTTCAATTCCTTTAGATAAGATGATCATAGTCGATGCAAAAGAAAACCAcgaacaaattaattattatgagtACCTTCGATCATCCCTTTCGTAAGTTTTGATCGAATTTCTCGCAGAACTTATCGCAGGGGCCGGGGGGAGAGTCCACTGCGTACCAAGTCTGAGTGGCACTCAGAGCAAGCGCGAATAATGCGCCAAGAAAAGCAAGCACCGTCCAGGGGCTGCTGAAATGATTGTGAAAGAATTCACCTATCCATGTCATACAAGCGTTGTCGTAGTACTTCTGAATCTGCCACTTGACATCCTCATACTCGCCCATGTTAGGCACTAAGTCGGTGCCAATCTCATTGAAGAGCCGAGCCACTTCTTCGTCGCTGCCGAGGAGGTTGAAGAGTACGCGTGCTTTCCTTAGTTCCTTGACGTCGTTGGCTTCATCGATGAGTGAATCGAGGAAGGATATGTACGAGGTGATGCCGAAGTCATTTTGGAAGTCCAGACACATTTCGTAGGCTATTAAGTTCAAGAACTTAGGCCCCGTCGAGTCATCCACTATTAGTGGAGGAAGCGAGAGGAATCCCGGGAAGAAGTTGAATTTTCTATTAAAAGATATGCCTCTCAAGGAATTAGCTTCACTTCGCTTCACATGGATTCCTGCTGCTATAAGCTCCTGCATGTTGCGATACGATTGCCAATCTGGTTTGTTCCTTTTCTGCGTCCGTGAGGGCTGCTTTCCTTTGTTTGGTTTTCTTGCCGGGCCCAAGAGACTTGTCCTCAGAAGGTCGAGAAGATGGGTTGGCTTTTCACCTTCTCCTGATTTTCCAGCTTGTTCTTTGCTCGATTGCTGATTCATTAGTACCATATTCTGGTTAGTTTTAATGAAATCATCAATCGATTTCTCTGACTTTTCTTTCGTCTGGCTCAGGCTGATCAGGTTCATTAACTCCTCGAGGAGACGATAGGGAACTTGGTTCTCCAGCAAGAACAAATCCTGTTGACAGAAGGCTACACTGTCTTGTTTTATATTGAACTCTTCGAACTTGTCTTCAACAGCAAGGTATATGTATTGCAAGATTGCGCAGCCGTCGACGACCAATATCCAGGCGAGGTCAACATCATTATATTTCTTCGTCACCTCCTCCTCGAAGCACTCCCTGAGCTCCTTAATAATCTTCTCAATCTTATTGCATAATTCTTTAATAGTCGTGCCGCTTCTTTTAACAAATTCTTTTGCCAGTGTAAGCTTGAACGTCTCTGCAATCTGATACTTTTCCTTTCCATGATGGATAGGACCCAATGATACCACTCTTGGCTCATAGTACTTGACGAAATGTTTGTGATCTCGGAGCAAGAATATTACCTTCTGTATTTTTggtgttttggattttgttcGGACTTCACTGATCTCCTCAAACATTTTAAACCTTTCCTCTCTGACACTGGGTTGGACTAAACAGCTCTGCGTCTGTGCCTCCTCAACGGAAATGACAAGTTGGTGGCGGCCTTGGCTTGTTTCACCAACGTCGTCCATTCTGATCACACCTCTCTTCGATTCGGCCATTGCAAGTAGCAACGCAGTAGTACTTCAATCtggtaattaatattaattgctGTTCTATAGTTCTTAATTTGGCAGTATAAGTACGTTTGGAAACTTAATTAGTTCGACAAATTTGGCAATTATGTTAGCTTGAAAAAGCTCggaatatttttcatgacttGAGAAACATGGCAAGTTTGGAATATACAGCACTACTTTTGGAAAACTTGagtttgataattaaatatagaaATGTTGCTTTAATATACTCGAAATTAAAGCTTGGAATCATATACACACACATCACTGAAGCAACTGTATTTCATGGCTTGACAATATTGGTACGTAGGCATTCTTCATTGGCTTACAAGAAAAGGAACTAATATAGCAATATTATTGGTAGGCTGtggggtgagagagagagagagagagagagagaggtgtctGATTAAAACATTTACCATATTTTCAACTTTATTGACAATATTCCCTATAAAGGCTGGTACTGTGGCACCCAGCTTTCATAATATCTCACACAcatttcatcacatttataagattattattaAACACACTATTAAATGTAATCCACTCCCAATTATTTAAGACTGACTTCACACCCAGCTTCGTCTTCGATTCCAATGCTCTGCCTCCTTCTGCTTGTTTCACCAGCTTCTTCTCTGACAAAACTAACCTTCCTGGAGATCGGTGACTCCTTCATGGATATGAAATGCTCTGTTCCGGCCATCACAAGATCTAGATTGTATTCGCCAAAACAAGTTCAGTAGTTGTAACGCCTCAATAGAAGGTTTAAAGCACATGACTTATATTTCAAAAAGACTATTCAacgatacaattggagtctcattaaaatcttataaagagcaataacttctcatttctaagtaatgtgagatctcatacaccacctatccttttcttatcatatgggatatcacagtAGTGTTATGAAAACATTAACGTTCTTGTAATAGGATCACCTGAACTTTATAAATGTCCTAATAAATTTATGAGGCAAGTGTTGTAACACTCACTTTACTTTATGTTTCTACATATATGTCTCTCGCTCCAAACTTTATTATTCAGActttaaaaaatctaacttcCTTGTGGTA
Coding sequences:
- the LOC121253024 gene encoding UPF0481 protein At3g47200-like — protein: MAESKRGVIRMDDVGETSQGRHQLVISVEEAQTQSCLVQPSVREERFKMFEEISEVRTKSKTPKIQKVIFLLRDHKHFVKYYEPRVVSLGPIHHGKEKYQIAETFKLTLAKEFVKRSGTTIKELCNKIEKIIKELRECFEEEVTKKYNDVDLAWILVVDGCAILQYIYLAVEDKFEEFNIKQDSVAFCQQDLFLLENQVPYRLLEELMNLISLSQTKEKSEKSIDDFIKTNQNMVLMNQQSSKEQAGKSGEGEKPTHLLDLLRTSLLGPARKPNKGKQPSRTQKRNKPDWQSYRNMQELIAAGIHVKRSEANSLRGISFNRKFNFFPGFLSLPPLIVDDSTGPKFLNLIAYEMCLDFQNDFGITSYISFLDSLIDEANDVKELRKARVLFNLLGSDEEVARLFNEIGTDLVPNMGEYEDVKWQIQKYYDNACMTWIGEFFHNHFSSPWTVLAFLGALFALALSATQTWYAVDSPPGPCDKFCEKFDQNLRKG